One part of the Haliaeetus albicilla chromosome 9, bHalAlb1.1, whole genome shotgun sequence genome encodes these proteins:
- the WSB1 gene encoding WD repeat and SOCS box-containing protein 1 translates to MASFPLSVNEKLIARSRTVGELLAPTSPFDKKCGRENWTVAFAPDGSYFAWSQGHRIVKLVPWSQCLNNFLLHGTKNVANSISTRLPRQNSDSGQKNKPCEHIIDCGDIVWSLAFGSSVPEKQSRCVNIEWHRFKFGQDQLLLATGLNNGRIKIWDVYTGKLLLNLMDHTEVVRDLTFAPDGSLILVSASRDKTLRVWDLKDDGNMMKVLRGHQNWVYGCAFSPDSSILCSVGASKAVFLWDMDKYSMIRKLEGHHNDVVACEFSPDGALLATASYDTRVYVWDPHIGVILMEFGHLFPPPTPIFAGGANDRWVRSVSFSHDGLHIASLADDKMVRFWRIDEEYPVQVAALNNGLCCTFSTDGSVLAAGTQDGSVYFWATPRQVSSLQHLCRMAIRRVMPTSQVKNLPIPSKVVEFLCYQI, encoded by the exons cacGATCACGCACTGTGGGAGAACTCTTAGCCCCAACTTCTCCTTTTGACAAGAAGTGTGGACGTGAAAACTGGACTGTTGCATTTGCTCCCGATGGATCATACTTTGCTTGGTCACAAGGACATCGCATAGTGAAGCTCGTCCCCTGGTCTCAGTGCCTTAATAACTT cttGTTGCACGGCACAAAGAATGTTGCAAATTCTATCAGTACAAGACTTCCGAGGCAGAATAGTGACAGTGgtcagaaaaataaaccttGTGAACATATAATAGACTGTGGTGATATCGTCTGGAGTCTTGCTTTTGGGTCTTCAGtgcctgagaagcaaagccGCTGTGTCAATATAGAATGGCACCGTTTCAAATTTGGGCAAGACCAGCTTCTGCTTGCAACAGGCTTGAACAATGGGCGCATCAAGATATGGGATGTATATACAG GAAAACTCCTCCTTAACCTGATGGACCATACAGAAGTTGTTAGAGATTTAACCTTTGCCCCAGATGGCAGCCTGATTTTAGTGTCTGCGTCCAGAGACAAAACACTGAGAGTGTGGGACCTGAAAGATGATG gaAATATGATGAAAGTGTTGAGAGGACATCAGAACTGGGTATACGGTTGTGCATTCTCTCCAGACTCTTCTATTCTCTGTTCTGTTGGAGCTAGTAAAGCA GTTTTTCTCTGGGATATGGATAAATACTCCATGATACGGAAACTTGAAGGACATCACAATGATGTTGTAGCTTGTGAGTTTTCTCCTGATGGAGCTTTACTGGCTACTGCATCTTATGATACTCGAGTCTATGTCTGGGATCCACATATTGGAGTTATTCTTATGGAATTTGG GCATCTGTTTCCCCCTCCTACTCCAATATTTGCTGGAGGTGCAAATGACCGATGGGTCAGATCAGTATCTTTTAGTCACGATGGACTACATATCGCAAGCCTTGCTGATGATAA AATGGTAAGATTCTGGAGAATTGATGAAGAATACCCTGTACAAGTTGCAGCTCTGAACAATGGGCTCTGCTGTACTTTTTCTACTGATGGCAGTGTTCTAGCTGCAGG GACACAGGATGGCAGCGTGTACTTCTGGGCAACGCCAAGACAAGTTTCCAGTCTCCAACATTTGTGTCGCATGGCAATTCGAAGAGTGATGCCCACCAGCCAAGTCAAGAACTTGCCTATCCCATCAAAAGTGGTGGAGTTCCTTTGTTACCagatttga